TCGGCCGCAACCGGGCGCGGGACGAGCGCAGCACCGAGGCGCTGCAGGCGGACGGCTGGCGCGTGGTCACGGTGTGGGAGTGCGACATGCGCGCGCCGCGCTTCGCCCAGGATCTGGTCGAGGCGGTGAAGGGTCAGGCCGCGACTTCGACCTCGCCCTCCGCGTCGCTCAGCACGTGCTGCAGCGCGCCCAGCAAGGCCGGCGGCGTCAGCGGCTTGGACACGAAATAGGCCATGCCCGCCGCCTGGCAGGCGGCGACGTCCTCGGGCGAGGTGTCGGCGGTGACCGCCACCACAGGCGTCGCCGCATTGGGGCCGCCGCCAGCGCGCAGGCGCCGGGTGGTCTCGCGCCCGTCGAGTTCGGGCATGCGCACGTCCATGAAGATGACGTCGAAGAGGCTGTCTTCGCAGCGTTTCAAAGCCGCCATCCCGTCTGCGGCGGCGGCGATGTCGCAGCCCAGCGGCTGAAGGATCAGCTGCACGGCCCGGCGATTGATATCGTGATCGTCGACCACCAGCACCCGCAGCGGTCGTTCCTCGGCTTCAGCCTCCGGATCGGGTTCAGGCGCAGGCGCCGGAGCGGGCGCGGCCGTCAGTTGGGCCAGCAGCGCCTCGGCGGCCGACAGGGGCGCGGGCGGCGCGGCCTGCACCACCGGCGCGGCCTGTACGGCGGGCGCGGCCTGTACGACCGGCGCTGGGCGAGGCGCCGGGGAGGGACGAGGGCGATCGGCGAGCACCCGGGCGACGGCGGCGCGGCTTTCGTCCAGCGGCGTGATCTCGGCGACGGTCTGGCGCTCGCCCTCCGGCAGGAACAGGGCGATGGTGAAGATCGAGCCCTGGCCCGACTGACTGCGCACCGTCAGGCGACCGCCCATCAACTCGATCAGATCGCGGCTGATCGAAAGGCCGAGCCCCGATCCGCCGTGCTGGGCCGAGACGCCGTCTGCGGTCTGGTCGAACGGGGTGAACAGGCGCGCCATCTGCTCGCGCGTCATGCCCGCGCCGGTGTCGGCCACCTCCATCAGCAGCGACCAGCCGCCGGGCTCTTCCGGCCAGGCCTTGAGCCGCAGGGTCACCGCGCCGGCGTCGGTGAACTTCATGGCGTTGGACAGCAGGTTGTTCAGAACCTGGCGCAGCCGCATGCAGTCGCCGCGAACCGCCGCGGGGATGCCGTGAGCCCCCTCGATCCGCAGGTTCAGACCCTTGGCCAAGGCCGCGCCCTTCCACAGGCGCAGCGTTTGCGCCAGCATGGCGCGCAGGTCGAAGTCGGCGGCCTCCACCGACATGCGGCCGGCGCCCAGCTTGGAATGGTCCAGCAGATCGTCCAGCAGGGCCTTCATCATCAGGCCGGCGTCGGCGATCAGCTCGGCGTTGACGCGCACCTGGCTGTCGCCGCTGTCGCGCATTTCGGCGGCGCCTGTCAGGATGGCGCCGATGGGCGTGCGCAGGTCATGTCCGACGGCGGCCAGAAAGGCGCGCTGGCTGGCCAGCGCCTGCTCAATCTCTCGGTGGCGGCGCTGAGTGGCGCGACGCTCGCGGCCTTCCTGCACCGTGCGCTCGGCCAGGCGACGCCAGGCGTTGATGCAGTAGACCACGAAGATGACCACCGCCGCGCTGACCGTGGTGACGGCCGCGTCCGAGGCGCCGAAACTCATCATGAACAGCGGCGCCAGCGCCATGTAGAAGACGTGCGGGCCTACGGTGCAGGCCAGCACCAGCGGGGATCGCGGCGCGTTCAGCGTGGAGTAGATCATTGCGGCCGGAAGCATGATGGCCACCGCGATGCCGCCCATCGGCCCGCCTTCCCACCACAGCGGCAGCGACAAGGCGCCGTAGAGGCCGGTGTTCAGCGACAGGACAAAGCAGCCCAGGAGCTTGCGCTCGCGGCCGACGTCCGCCCGGCGGCTGGTGTTGATGGGGGCGAAGACCCACATCTCCAGCGCCTGAACGGCCATGTAGGCCAGCGTCCAGGCGGCGGCGAGCGGCGCGCCGACCAGGGGCGTCGCGGCCAGGCCGCTGGCCAGACCCACCGCCACCCGTTGCAGAACGGCGCGGCGGCGCTGCCGGACGGCGATGATCCATCCGCTGGCGATGTCGTGCCCGACGAGCTTGCTCATGCCTGTTCCCGATGCGGGCGAGTGGATTCGCCGACGCATGGACGCAAACTGCCTCTGTCAGCCCTAATGCTCCGTCAACGCGGGGCGCCGACCGCCTCCGAGACCGTGGAAAAGCCGTCGGCGCGGAGCCGCGCGGCCAGGTCGCGCTTGATGCGGCCGACCAGGCCCGGTCCGCCATAGATCAGGGCGGAATAGACCTGCACCGCCGATGCGCCCAGGCGGATGCGGCGATAGGCGTCTTCGCCGGACGCTATGCCGCCGACGGCGATCAGCGGCAGGCGACCGTGCGCCGCCTCGGCGGCCGCGCGCAGGGCCTGCTCCGCGAACGGCCTCAACGGCGCGCCCGACAGGCCGCCGCTCTCGCCGGCCTGGGCCGAGGCGAGGCTGGCGGGCCGCTCCAGCGTGGTGTTGGAGACGATCAGGGCGTCGATGTGGTGGTCGACGGCGGCTTCGACGATCTCGGCGATCTCGGCGGCCGACAGGTCGGGCGCGATCTTCAGGAACACCGGGCGGCGCGCGGGGGCGCCAAGCGGCGGTCGGGCCTGATCGATCCGGCCCAGCAGGTCGTCCAGCGCCTGACGGCCTTGCAGCGCGCGCAGGCCGGGCGTGTTGGGCGAGGAGATGTTGATGGTGAAGTAGCCGGCGAGGCCCTCCAGCCGCCGCAGCCCCTCGACATAGTCGGCCGCCTTGTCCTCGGTGTCCTTGTTGGCCCCCAGATTGGCGCCGACGATCGCGCGGGCGGGCGCGCGTCTCAGATGGTCGGCGAAGACGTCGAGCCCGGCGTTGTTGAAACCCATCCGGTTGATGATCGCCTGATCCTCAGCCAGGCGGAACAGTCGCGGCCGGGGGTTGCCGGCCTGCGGGCGCGGGGTGACCGATCCGCATTCGACAAAGCCGAAGCCGAGCCGCGACAGGCCGCGCAAGGCTTCCGCGTTCTTGTCGAGGCCGGCGGCGAGGCCGATCGGATTGGCCAGGTCGAGCCCCGCCAGCCGGGTGCGCAGGACCGGATCGTCGGGCGCGGCGGGAGGCAGCGGCAGGCGCGCCAGGCCCTTGATCGCCAGTTCGTGCGCCTGTTCCGGCTCAAGCCTGCGCAGGGCGGCGGCGCCCCAGTCGGACAGGGTCTCGACCAGGCTCACGCCAGGTCCGCCCCGAGCGTCACCTCGCCGTCGTCCGACACGGCCATGGCCCGGATGCGGGTCACGGCCGAGACGGGCAAGGGACCATAGAGGTGCGGGAACAGGGCGCCGCCGCGCGACGGCTCCCACTTCAGCCCGCCCTCGACCACCGTCAGATCGACCGTCAGCAGGCGCAGGGAAGACTGGCCCGCATAGTGTTTGCGTGCGGTCTCGGTCAGCTGCGCCTCGGTCGACATGTGGATGTAGCCATCGGCGTGATCGACGGCGGAGCCTTCATATTCACCGGCGTCCCGCGCCTGCACCCAGGCCTCGGCGTCGACGATC
The genomic region above belongs to Brevundimonas sp. PAMC22021 and contains:
- a CDS encoding hybrid sensor histidine kinase/response regulator: MSKLVGHDIASGWIIAVRQRRRAVLQRVAVGLASGLAATPLVGAPLAAAWTLAYMAVQALEMWVFAPINTSRRADVGRERKLLGCFVLSLNTGLYGALSLPLWWEGGPMGGIAVAIMLPAAMIYSTLNAPRSPLVLACTVGPHVFYMALAPLFMMSFGASDAAVTTVSAAVVIFVVYCINAWRRLAERTVQEGRERRATQRRHREIEQALASQRAFLAAVGHDLRTPIGAILTGAAEMRDSGDSQVRVNAELIADAGLMMKALLDDLLDHSKLGAGRMSVEAADFDLRAMLAQTLRLWKGAALAKGLNLRIEGAHGIPAAVRGDCMRLRQVLNNLLSNAMKFTDAGAVTLRLKAWPEEPGGWSLLMEVADTGAGMTREQMARLFTPFDQTADGVSAQHGGSGLGLSISRDLIELMGGRLTVRSQSGQGSIFTIALFLPEGERQTVAEITPLDESRAAVARVLADRPRPSPAPRPAPVVQAAPAVQAAPVVQAAPPAPLSAAEALLAQLTAAPAPAPAPEPDPEAEAEERPLRVLVVDDHDINRRAVQLILQPLGCDIAAAADGMAALKRCEDSLFDVIFMDVRMPELDGRETTRRLRAGGGPNAATPVVAVTADTSPEDVAACQAAGMAYFVSKPLTPPALLGALQHVLSDAEGEVEVAA
- a CDS encoding quinone-dependent dihydroorotate dehydrogenase, which translates into the protein MSLVETLSDWGAAALRRLEPEQAHELAIKGLARLPLPPAAPDDPVLRTRLAGLDLANPIGLAAGLDKNAEALRGLSRLGFGFVECGSVTPRPQAGNPRPRLFRLAEDQAIINRMGFNNAGLDVFADHLRRAPARAIVGANLGANKDTEDKAADYVEGLRRLEGLAGYFTINISSPNTPGLRALQGRQALDDLLGRIDQARPPLGAPARRPVFLKIAPDLSAAEIAEIVEAAVDHHIDALIVSNTTLERPASLASAQAGESGGLSGAPLRPFAEQALRAAAEAAHGRLPLIAVGGIASGEDAYRRIRLGASAVQVYSALIYGGPGLVGRIKRDLAARLRADGFSTVSEAVGAPR
- a CDS encoding DUF952 domain-containing protein, producing MTDAVAYKIVDAEAWVQARDAGEYEGSAVDHADGYIHMSTEAQLTETARKHYAGQSSLRLLTVDLTVVEGGLKWEPSRGGALFPHLYGPLPVSAVTRIRAMAVSDDGEVTLGADLA